The Streptomyces pratensis genomic interval TGCAGCCGGGTGTCCTCGCCCCAGACCAGGGCCTGTTCGCGCAGGGTCGTGAGGGCGGCGGGCAGCGCGGCGGTGATCGCCGCGCCCGCGTCGTCGCGTCCGTCGCCGTCGCCCTGCCCGTCACCTGTGAGGAGCGCGAGCAGCGTGTCGTACGGAGCCGGGTCCGGTGCGACGGCCAGCGCCTCCGCCGTCTGCAGGGCGAAGCGGTCGAGGTGCTCCAGCGCGCGGACGACGGAGGCGCGCGTACCGGCTCGCGTCGCCAGCTGGGTGATGTCGTTCGGTACGGGGCTGAGCAGGTCGGGGCGGGCGCGCAGCAGCCCTGCCAGCGATTCGTCGCTCCGGGCGCGCAGGGCTTCGGCGAGCGTGCGCGGTGGTGTGGTCGTCCCCATCCGTCCCACGGTAGCCCCTGGAGCGCTACCGTCGGGGCAAGGCGGGTGAGGGAGGACCATCGCGTGGGCATCGAGAGCGACCGGCTCGTCTACGACTATCTCAGCCGGGTCGGTGACCTGGCGCAGCAGCAACAGCTGTCCTCGGGTGCCCGGATGAGACTCGTCGCGACGCTGCGCGGCGAGATCGACCGTCAGCGCGGGACGGACGGCGCGGACTCGCCTGCGGTGGTCCGGCGCATCCTCGGCCGGCTCGGCGCACCGGGTGAACTCGTGGCCGCGGCGGCCGAGTCGGGAGACGGAGCGGTATCGCTGCCGTCTCCCCGGACCGGTGCGGCCACGGGTGCCACGGGTCCGCGCGCTGTGCCACGGGCGCGGCGGGGCGTGCTCCGGAAAGACGCGTCGCGCAAGGGCGCGTCGCCGGAGGCCGGGAAGCCCGGAGGCGCGGCACCCGGACCCGAGGGACCGGTGCCGGGGGCGCCGGTGCCGGGCGGCCCGATGTCAGTGGATCCGGTCCCGGACTGGCCGTCGGCGTCCGCGCCGCACATGACGGGCCTCGGCCAGGCCCCGCCCGGGAGCGAGCCCGAGTGGTGGCGCGTCGAGCCGGGGCCCTTCGGCGAAGGCGCGCAGGCCGCACCGGGCGCGATGGGGCCGGGCACGGCTGTGCCCGGGTTCGTCGGCGGGCTGGAGAGCCCGGAGCTGTTCGGGATGCCGAGCGTTCCGAAGGCCCCGGGGCCGCGCGCGCCGGCGGAGCCGGAGACGGAGCCGGCAGCGGGGGAGAAGGAGGCCGCGCCGCCTCCGGTGCCCCGGCCCCGGAGGCGGCTGCGGCTGCGCCGCCGCGAGAAGGCCGTCGCGGACGACGGGGCGGCCGTGCGGCCGCGCCTCTCGAACCCGTTGCTCCTGCTGGCCGCCGCGCTGCTCGTCGCCGGTGCCGTGTCAGGCCAGTGGCTGGCGCTCGCGGGTGGCTGGCTGCTCGCGTACAGCTCGCGCAAGTTCTCGCGCGCGGAGGCGAAGTGGGTCGCGATGGGACTGCCGGGTGCGGTCGTCGCCGGGGCCTTCGTCTGGCTGTGGGGGCGCATGGAGGGCCGCTGGGGCGAACCCCTCGCGAGCGGCGCGATCGGGGACGCGATGACGGACCTCTGGCCCGTGGTGGTGCGGGTGGCGGCGGTGGCGTCGGCGGTCTATCTCGTGTGGCGGGCCCGGCGGCTGACGGGGTGAGTGCGGCGCGGATCCGGCGGCCGGCTGAGTGACGGGCGGCGGGCCGGCGGGGTGGGAGCCCGGGGCGACAGGCGACCGGTGCGGGCAGTAGCCCGGGGCGACAGGCGCACGAGGGGCCGAATGTACGTTCGTACACCTCCGGGGTGTACGATCGTACGCATGCCGACGGACTACTTCGCCAACGATCCGCGCACCAACCTCGAGCGCATGCTCGCGGGCGACCTCTACATCGCCGACGATCCCGAGATCGCGCGGCGGCAGCAGCGCGCGATGCGCCTCGCGGCCCGTTTTCAGGCCGCCTACACCGAGGACGCCGAGGCGGCCAGGGCGACCCTGGCCGAGCTGCTGGACTCCGTCGGCGAAGGCGTCGACCTGCGACCGCCGCTGTACGTCGACTACGGCAGCAACATCTCCATCGGTGCCCGTACCTTCGTCAACTACCACCTCACCGCGCTGGACGTCGCGCGCATCACCATCGGTGAGGACTGCCAGATCGGCCCCAACGTCCAGCTCCTCACCCCCACCCACCCCGTGAAGCCGGAGCCCCGCCGGGACAAGCTGGAGGCGGCCCTCCCCATCACCATCGGTGACAACGTCTGGCTCGGCGGCGGAGTCATCGTGTGCCCGGGGGTGACCATCGGCGACAACTCCGTGATCGGCGCGGGTGCCGTCGTCACGAAGGACATCCCCGCCGACGTCGTCGCCGTGGGCAATCCCGCCCGCGTCGTCCGCAGCGTCTGAGCCGCCCGTCCCATGGCAACCGGGCGCACGGACCCGCAACGGCGCGAGCGCATCCTCGCCGCCACGCTCGACCACATCGCCGAGGAGGGGGTGGTCGGCGTGTCACACCGCAAGATCGCCGTCCGTGCCGATGTGCCGCTCGGGTCGATGACGTACCACTTCGACGGCATCGACGACCTGCTGCGACAGGCCTTCACCCGCTTCGCCGACCAGATCGTGGCCGTCTTCGAGCTGCACCTGGGGCGGGCCGGCACGCCCGAGGAGGCCCGTGAGGCCGTCACCGACCTCATCCACCTGCTCTCGGAGGGGCCCCGCCGGGAGCTCGTGCTCACCCAGGAGCTCTACACGCTGGCCGCCCGGCGGGACGAGTACCGCGAGCTCACCCACGCGTGGATGAACCGCAGCCGCCGTCTGCTGGAGCAGCACTTCGACCCGGGCACCGCCCGCACCCTGGACGCGCTGATCGAAGGGCTGGCCCTGCACCGGTCCCTCGACACCGAACCGCAGAGCCGCGAGCTGACGCGGCTTGCGGTGCTGCGGATGACGTCCGGCGCGTAGGCCGGAGCGCCGGCCGGCGCGTGGGCCGGAGTGCCGGCCTACGCGCATCCCCTGAACCGCCTGTGGGGCGCGGACCTGACACCGCGCCCCACAGGCCTCAGCCCGCCTGCGGCGGCCGACGCGGCAAGCGGACGAAAGACGACAGAAGATGTCCGGTTTCCGGGGAAGCATGGTGCCACCGCCGTCCGCACGGGCGCCGGGGCAGCACGCGGATCCTGGAGGACACACATGTCAGGGGCACTGGAAGGCAAGGTCGCTCTCGTCGCAGGGGCGACGCGGGGAGCCGGCAGAGGCATCGCGGTCGAGCTCGGCGCGGCGGGAGCCGTCGTCTACGTCACCGCTCGCAGTACCCGGGCGAAGCGTTCGGAGTACGACCGTCCCGAGACCATCGAGGACACGGCGGACCTGGTGACCGCGGCGGGAGGCCACGGCATCGCCGTTCCCACCGACCATCTGGTCCCTGCGCAGGTCAAAGCCCTGGTGGACCGGATCGAGGCCGAACAGGGACGGCTGGACGTGCTGGTCAACGACATCTGGGGCGGCGAGCACCTCTTCGCCTGGGACGCACCCGTGTGGGAGCACGATCTGGAGAAGGGACTACGGCTGCTGCGGCTCGCCGTGGAGACCCACGCGATCACCAGCCACCACGCACTCCCCCTCCTGCTGCGCCACCGGGGCGGGCTGGTGGTCGAGGTCACCGACGGCACCGCGGAGTACAACCGGGACACGTACCGGGTCTCGTTCTTCTACGACGTCGCCAAGTCCTCCGTCCTGCGCATGGCCTTCGCGCTGGGCCATGAGCTGGGCCCCCGCGGGGCCACGGCGGTGGCGCTGACACCGGGGTGGATGCGTTCGGAGATCATGCTCGACGAGTTCGGCGTGACCGAGGAGACCTGGCGGGACGCGCTCGGGCGTGTGCCGCACTTCTGCATCTCCGAGACGCCCTCGTACACCGGGCGGGCCGTTGCCGCGCTCGCCGCCGACCCCGGGGTGAGCCGGTGGAACGGACAGTCGCTGTCCAGCGGCGGGCTCGCACAGGAATACGGGTTCACCGACGTCGACGGCAGCCGGCCGGACGCCTGGCGGTACATCACCGAGGTCCAGGATCCGGGCAAGCTCGCCGACGCCACCCACTACCGCTGACCCGCACCTGACCCCGTCCGGTAGCCGGCCCCTGCCCGGCCCGCGCCCGATTCCGCATCGCGCCCAGGCGGGGGCCTCTGCCGTCACCGGCCGGCACCGCACCCCGTGCCCGGTAGCCGGCCCCCCCGCACCTCGCGCCAGGTCCCGCACCGTGGCCCGGTGGGGCCTCCGCCCGGCACTCCCCGGCACTCTCAGGCGCCGGGCCTGGGCCCCACACCCCGCACCTCGCGCCAGGTCCCGCACCATGGCCCGGTGGGCCCTCCGCCCGGCACTCCCGGGCACCGCACCCCGTGCCTGGCACCGCACCGCGCCGGGCCGGGCCCCGCACCGCCCCGCCCCGCACCGCACCGCCCCGCACCCCGTGCCTGGCACCGCACCCGCTCCCGGCCCCGCACCGCACCCTGGTGGGGGCCTCCGCCCCGCACCCGGCACCGGACCGGCACCGGACGGTACAGGCCCGGCGCCCGGCACCGGGACCCACCCGCCCGGGTGCCGGGCGGTGGCCCGGTGCTCGGGGGCGGCTACTTCGTGAGGTCCGTCCGGAGTTCGTCCAGGATCTTCTCCGCCGCCGTGTAGCCGATGCCCTGGATCCACAGCTCGTCCTCGACCGGGAACACCTTGCCGTCCTTCACCGCGGCCATGTTCTTCCACAGGCCGCTGCCCACGGTCCTGGTCTCCTTGGACTTCTCAGCGTCCCCGTACGTCGAGTGGAAGACGACGTCCGCGTCAGCCTGGTCGATCTTCTCCGGACTGACGTCGTACGAGAATCCGTCCTTCGCCTTGTCCACGATCGCGGGCCGGCCGAGGCCGACGTCGGCGAGGATCGTCGCGATGTAGTTCTGGCGGCCGTAGACACGGATGTCCGCGCCCTCGACGAACCGCACCATGTTGACCTCGGTGGCCGCCGCCTTCTCCTTGCCGCCGAGCGCCTCGGTGACCTCGGCGACGTGCGTGTCGTAGTCGGCGATGACCTTCTCGGCCGCCGGGACCCTGCCGAGCGCGTTGGCGTGGACCTGGAAGTTCTCCTTCCAGGGGTAGCCCGTGTTCTCCGTCATGACCGTCGGCGCGATCTTCGTGAGCTCGTCGTACTTGTCGCCGTGGCGGATCTTGCTGGTGAGGATCAGGTCCGGCTTCAGTGCCGCGACGGCCTCCAGATTCGGCGTCATCATCTCGCCGACGTCCTCGATGTCCGCGACCTCCTCCTTCGGCAGGTAGCTCAGGAAGCCCGACTCGGTGCCGGTGTGCGTGGCACCGACCGGCTTCACGCCGAGGGTCAGCGCGGAGTCCAGCTCGGCGGTGTCCAGGACGACGACCCGCTCCGGCGCCACGGGGACCTTGATGTTGCCCATGGCCGTGCCGACCATGTGGGTCCCGCCGGAGGACGACGCGGAGCCGTCGGAGCCGGACCCGGAGCCGGAGTCGGACGAGCCGCACGAGGTGAGGGTCAGCGCGGCGGTCACGGCCAGCGAGCCGACGACGAGCAGACGTGACGAGG includes:
- a CDS encoding sugar O-acetyltransferase; translation: MPTDYFANDPRTNLERMLAGDLYIADDPEIARRQQRAMRLAARFQAAYTEDAEAARATLAELLDSVGEGVDLRPPLYVDYGSNISIGARTFVNYHLTALDVARITIGEDCQIGPNVQLLTPTHPVKPEPRRDKLEAALPITIGDNVWLGGGVIVCPGVTIGDNSVIGAGAVVTKDIPADVVAVGNPARVVRSV
- a CDS encoding TetR/AcrR family transcriptional regulator → MATGRTDPQRRERILAATLDHIAEEGVVGVSHRKIAVRADVPLGSMTYHFDGIDDLLRQAFTRFADQIVAVFELHLGRAGTPEEAREAVTDLIHLLSEGPRRELVLTQELYTLAARRDEYRELTHAWMNRSRRLLEQHFDPGTARTLDALIEGLALHRSLDTEPQSRELTRLAVLRMTSGA
- a CDS encoding SDR family oxidoreductase; this translates as MSGALEGKVALVAGATRGAGRGIAVELGAAGAVVYVTARSTRAKRSEYDRPETIEDTADLVTAAGGHGIAVPTDHLVPAQVKALVDRIEAEQGRLDVLVNDIWGGEHLFAWDAPVWEHDLEKGLRLLRLAVETHAITSHHALPLLLRHRGGLVVEVTDGTAEYNRDTYRVSFFYDVAKSSVLRMAFALGHELGPRGATAVALTPGWMRSEIMLDEFGVTEETWRDALGRVPHFCISETPSYTGRAVAALAADPGVSRWNGQSLSSGGLAQEYGFTDVDGSRPDAWRYITEVQDPGKLADATHYR
- a CDS encoding ABC transporter substrate-binding protein, whose product is MPSSSRLLVVGSLAVTAALTLTSCGSSDSGSGSGSDGSASSSGGTHMVGTAMGNIKVPVAPERVVVLDTAELDSALTLGVKPVGATHTGTESGFLSYLPKEEVADIEDVGEMMTPNLEAVAALKPDLILTSKIRHGDKYDELTKIAPTVMTENTGYPWKENFQVHANALGRVPAAEKVIADYDTHVAEVTEALGGKEKAAATEVNMVRFVEGADIRVYGRQNYIATILADVGLGRPAIVDKAKDGFSYDVSPEKIDQADADVVFHSTYGDAEKSKETRTVGSGLWKNMAAVKDGKVFPVEDELWIQGIGYTAAEKILDELRTDLTK